In one Polaribacter sp. ALD11 genomic region, the following are encoded:
- a CDS encoding bifunctional UDP-sugar hydrolase/5'-nucleotidase, with product MKITKSLFYFLSISILVSCSSIKETQKDDGKIDFTFLQLNDVYEIAPIQGGEFGGMARVATVHKDLLKENKNTMLFMAGDFLNPSLLGTIKVDGERVRGKQMVEVMNAMHFDLVAFGNHEFDISQKDLQKRLNESAFSWISANVKLKTREGSIPFYKEINGIKKDVHETFIKEFTDKDGTKIKIGFISVCIPSNPKEYVEYSNMFVKARASYAFLKDKVDVVFGFTHVKLANDKRIAKLIPELPLIMGGHEHTNSNNFIGNVQISKADANAKTVYIHRISYDKKTKKTVVASELKEINAIIKEDEKVGQIVTKWQNILNTKIKDVISNPSEIIYKTEIPLDGRDTPIRSTQTNLGQIITSAMSFVYDDKVDAALVNGGSIRIDDQLVGNITPVDVFRVLPYGGAVLRVEIKGRLLKRVLDYGQLAAGTGAYLHRHNVKLKGKNWFISQKPLDIDKTYTVAFSDYLLKGFDIPFLSPTNKEVYSIYTPKEKELAVDIRKAVVAYLKSI from the coding sequence ATGAAAATCACAAAATCACTTTTTTATTTTTTATCAATAAGTATTCTAGTTTCTTGTTCATCAATAAAAGAAACCCAAAAAGATGATGGGAAAATAGATTTCACTTTTCTACAATTAAATGACGTCTATGAAATTGCACCCATTCAAGGAGGTGAATTTGGTGGAATGGCAAGAGTAGCAACTGTGCACAAAGATTTGCTGAAAGAAAATAAAAACACCATGCTTTTTATGGCGGGCGATTTTCTGAATCCGTCTTTATTAGGAACTATAAAAGTTGATGGAGAGCGTGTTCGAGGAAAGCAAATGGTAGAAGTTATGAATGCGATGCATTTCGACTTAGTAGCTTTTGGTAATCATGAGTTTGATATTTCACAAAAAGACCTTCAAAAAAGATTGAATGAAAGTGCTTTTTCTTGGATTTCTGCAAACGTAAAATTAAAAACAAGAGAAGGTTCAATTCCTTTTTACAAAGAAATAAATGGCATAAAAAAAGACGTACATGAAACTTTTATTAAAGAGTTTACAGACAAAGATGGTACAAAAATAAAAATTGGTTTTATAAGTGTCTGTATTCCTTCAAACCCGAAAGAATATGTAGAATATAGTAATATGTTTGTAAAAGCAAGAGCATCTTACGCTTTCTTAAAAGATAAAGTAGATGTGGTTTTTGGTTTTACGCATGTAAAATTGGCAAATGATAAAAGAATTGCAAAATTAATACCTGAATTGCCTTTAATTATGGGTGGTCATGAACATACAAATAGTAATAATTTTATTGGTAATGTTCAAATTTCTAAAGCAGATGCAAATGCGAAGACGGTTTATATTCATAGAATTTCTTATGATAAAAAAACAAAAAAGACGGTTGTAGCATCAGAATTAAAAGAAATTAATGCTATCATAAAAGAAGATGAAAAAGTTGGACAAATTGTAACAAAATGGCAAAACATTTTAAATACTAAAATTAAAGATGTAATATCAAATCCATCAGAAATTATTTATAAAACTGAAATTCCGCTAGACGGAAGAGACACACCAATTAGAAGCACACAAACTAATTTAGGGCAAATTATTACAAGCGCAATGTCTTTTGTATATGATGATAAAGTGGATGCTGCTCTTGTAAACGGAGGTTCTATTAGAATAGACGATCAATTAGTTGGTAACATAACACCTGTAGATGTCTTTAGAGTGTTGCCTTATGGAGGTGCTGTTTTAAGAGTCGAGATAAAGGGAAGATTGCTAAAACGTGTATTAGATTACGGACAATTAGCTGCAGGAACTGGTGCGTATTTGCACAGACATAATGTTAAGCTTAAAGGAAAGAACTGGTTTATCTCACAAAAACCGTTGGATATTGATAAGACGTATACAGTTGCTTTTTCAGATTATTTGCTAAAAGGTTTCGATATTCCTTTTTTGTCTCCTACAAATAAAGAAGTTTATTCTATTTATACACCAAAAGAAAAAGAATTGGCGGTTGATATTAGAAAAGCGGTAGTAGCATATTTAAAAAGTATTTAA